A genomic segment from Microthrixaceae bacterium encodes:
- a CDS encoding FAD-binding oxidoreductase: MADLIQALAEIVGAGAAKSGADAGDDYSHDEALNAQWGRPDAVVFPETPEQVAAVLAYADEHKIPVTARGAGTGLSGSCIPRSGGIVVSFERMNNILEIDTENHAAVVQPGVTLDQLDTALAPLGLVYPVFPGEYSASLGGNVNTNAGGMRAVKYGVTRHHVLGVQAALPTGEVIRSGGKIVKVSTGYDLTQLIIGSEGTLALVTEATLKLHPRLAHAATILAPFATLEDVTKAVPRVIDSGLGPQILEYIDLLTMAAMTASGDLDLGIPEEVKTSALAYLVVVLENSHDDRLEADLHALGMLLSDLGAMDAYVLPAGAATQLIEAREKAFWLAKASGANDVVDIVVPRATIPEFMEAVQRIAGETATWIAGCGHAGDGNVHLGVFQADPEVRTSVMMQLYRAGMDLGGAISGEHGIGTEKRGYYLELEDPAKLELQRRIKAAFDPNGILNPGAVF; this comes from the coding sequence GTGGCAGATCTGATTCAGGCACTCGCGGAGATCGTCGGCGCTGGCGCCGCCAAGTCCGGCGCCGATGCGGGGGACGACTACAGCCACGATGAGGCGCTCAACGCGCAATGGGGTCGACCCGATGCCGTGGTGTTCCCAGAGACCCCCGAGCAGGTGGCCGCGGTGCTCGCCTATGCGGACGAGCACAAGATCCCCGTCACCGCCCGAGGGGCCGGAACCGGCCTGTCGGGCTCGTGCATCCCGCGTTCCGGCGGCATCGTTGTCAGCTTCGAGCGGATGAACAACATCCTCGAGATCGACACCGAGAACCACGCAGCGGTCGTGCAGCCGGGCGTGACCCTCGACCAACTCGATACGGCACTCGCCCCGCTCGGCCTCGTCTATCCGGTGTTTCCCGGCGAGTACTCGGCCAGCCTCGGCGGCAACGTGAACACCAACGCCGGTGGAATGCGGGCGGTGAAGTACGGGGTGACGCGCCATCACGTGCTCGGCGTCCAGGCCGCGCTGCCGACCGGCGAGGTGATCCGATCCGGAGGCAAGATCGTGAAGGTCTCGACGGGGTACGACCTCACCCAGCTCATCATCGGGTCGGAGGGCACGCTCGCGTTGGTCACCGAAGCCACCCTGAAGTTGCATCCTCGCCTTGCCCACGCCGCGACGATCCTGGCCCCGTTCGCCACACTGGAAGACGTCACCAAGGCCGTGCCCCGCGTCATCGATTCGGGCCTCGGGCCACAGATCCTCGAATACATCGACCTGTTGACCATGGCGGCGATGACCGCATCGGGCGACCTCGACCTCGGCATCCCCGAGGAGGTGAAGACCTCGGCGCTCGCGTATCTGGTGGTCGTCCTCGAGAACTCCCATGACGACCGCCTCGAAGCCGACCTTCATGCGCTCGGCATGTTGCTCAGCGACCTCGGTGCGATGGACGCATACGTGTTGCCCGCAGGGGCGGCGACGCAGCTCATCGAGGCCCGCGAGAAGGCGTTCTGGCTCGCCAAGGCCAGTGGTGCCAACGACGTGGTCGACATCGTGGTGCCCCGTGCGACGATCCCGGAGTTCATGGAGGCGGTCCAGCGCATCGCGGGGGAGACCGCGACGTGGATCGCCGGGTGCGGCCACGCAGGTGACGGCAACGTGCACCTCGGCGTGTTTCAGGCCGACCCCGAGGTCCGCACCTCGGTGATGATGCAGCTCTACCGGGCCGGCATGGACCTCGGCGGCGCCATTTCGGGAGAGCACGGCATCGGCACCGAAAAGCGCGGCTACTACCTCGAACTCGAAGACCCGGCCAAGCTCGAGTTGCAACGCCGCATCAAGGCAGCATTCGATCCCAACGGCATCCTCAACCCGGGCGCCGTCTTCTAA
- a CDS encoding acetolactate synthase large subunit, translating to MNGARALIQTLVDAGVEVCFTNPGTSEMHFVAALDEVEGMTAMLCLFEGGATGAADGYARMADKPAATLLHLGPGLGNGFANLHNARRAGVPMVNIVGDHATYHKQYDAPLESDMDAVAGACSGAVIRSTTPDQVAGDAADAVAQSLASPNQVVTLALPADVCWLPAPGPVSPVVPAAPKPVDEALLAELAAALSEPGAVLLLGGRALRAAPRVAGARVAAATGARVFAETFPAREERGAGLPPLDRIAYLAEFAQMQLAGATRLVAIDAAAPVSFFAYPDKASVLTPDDCVVTVVSREHDPAELLEALAAHLDAPVEVEVAEPSRPDLPTGELTSESVAAAIGALLPEGAIVVDEANTSGLFIPGATAGAPRHDWLCLPGGAIGFGIPTATGAAVACPDRPVLSLEADGSAMYTLQALWTQARENLNVTTVILKNSSYAVLNMELSRVGAEAGGEQAKRMLDLTGPELDFVALARGLGVDASRATTAEEFVTALRSGLATDGPTLIEAVVPALGL from the coding sequence ATGAACGGCGCACGCGCACTCATCCAGACCCTCGTCGACGCCGGGGTCGAGGTGTGTTTCACCAACCCCGGCACCTCCGAGATGCACTTCGTCGCGGCACTCGACGAGGTCGAGGGTATGACGGCGATGCTGTGCCTGTTCGAGGGCGGCGCGACCGGTGCTGCCGACGGGTATGCACGTATGGCCGACAAGCCCGCCGCAACCCTGTTGCATCTCGGCCCGGGGCTCGGCAACGGCTTTGCGAACCTCCACAACGCTCGCCGTGCCGGGGTGCCGATGGTCAACATCGTCGGCGACCACGCGACCTACCACAAGCAGTACGACGCCCCGCTCGAATCGGACATGGATGCCGTGGCTGGGGCGTGTTCGGGCGCCGTGATTCGCTCGACGACACCCGATCAGGTCGCCGGGGACGCCGCCGATGCGGTGGCGCAGTCGTTGGCCTCGCCGAACCAGGTCGTGACCCTCGCGTTACCGGCAGACGTGTGCTGGCTTCCGGCCCCCGGGCCTGTGTCGCCCGTCGTCCCCGCGGCCCCCAAGCCGGTGGACGAGGCGTTGCTCGCCGAGTTGGCCGCTGCGCTGTCGGAGCCCGGTGCGGTGTTGTTGCTGGGCGGCCGTGCGTTGCGCGCCGCTCCTCGCGTGGCCGGTGCCCGTGTGGCCGCGGCGACCGGTGCGCGGGTGTTTGCCGAGACCTTCCCCGCCCGCGAGGAGCGTGGGGCCGGGCTGCCGCCGCTCGACCGGATTGCCTACCTCGCCGAGTTCGCGCAGATGCAACTCGCCGGCGCCACCCGACTCGTCGCCATCGACGCCGCCGCACCCGTGTCCTTTTTCGCCTACCCGGACAAGGCGTCGGTGCTGACCCCCGACGACTGCGTGGTGACGGTGGTGTCGCGCGAACACGACCCGGCCGAACTGCTCGAAGCGCTCGCCGCGCACCTCGACGCGCCGGTCGAGGTCGAGGTGGCCGAGCCGTCGCGTCCCGACCTGCCGACCGGGGAACTCACCTCCGAAAGCGTCGCTGCGGCCATCGGAGCGTTGCTGCCAGAGGGAGCGATCGTCGTCGACGAGGCCAACACCTCCGGACTGTTCATCCCGGGCGCGACCGCTGGCGCTCCACGCCATGACTGGCTCTGCCTGCCGGGTGGCGCCATCGGATTCGGCATCCCGACGGCAACCGGTGCCGCGGTGGCCTGTCCGGATCGCCCGGTGCTGAGCCTCGAGGCCGACGGATCGGCGATGTACACCCTCCAGGCGCTGTGGACCCAGGCCCGCGAGAACCTCAACGTGACGACGGTGATCCTGAAGAACTCCTCCTACGCGGTGCTGAACATGGAGCTCAGCCGGGTCGGAGCCGAGGCCGGTGGCGAGCAGGCCAAGCGCATGTTGGACCTCACCGGACCCGAACTCGACTTCGTGGCGCTGGCCCGGGGCCTGGGGGTGGATGCCTCCCGTGCGACCACCGCCGAGGAGTTCGTCACGGCGTTGCGTTCGGGCCTCGCGACCGACGGACCCACCCTCATCGAAGCGGTGGTTCCGGCACTCGGTCTGTAG
- the ccsA gene encoding cytochrome c biogenesis protein CcsA: MNLVGVVGLVVAAAASAALAVRPADRRVAAATIVAWWSTLAWLMNRFAMSDLSLDLVDRFSRSTAPAWLRWSATWASPEGSLLLWVALLATAAISATGGPAAVGWRRGIAVASMSAAFVLLGPASPFGLADGTSAIGAGLNPVLEHPMMSIHPPVLYLAHSLAVVAALTGPQRRARRFGLAALAVFVIATMLGAWWAHDELGWGGWWAWDPVENTALAPIALLAAAAHLPGRRSDGERSANWQRAHRWRAAGLISVLVGVAVARSGLASSVHSFAPSAAPAALVATWALVVSVAVWRAERRREPVPHTPRSTRAESVIVPLVGAWIAFVVVAAEVAAAWLGTRTPPAALHGPTVGRALIPAGVALVAGVTVWGIRRRVGVGGLVAHLGVLVFAVGVVASLFDSSATASIETGSTMESAVEIDGRSVSIGEQRVTDGEAVGGDGSGQRSVDVDVMVDGRLFTPSVVQYLDLDRTRARPARRSDWRGETEVVVLYVDADRVRVEVRRHPGLGAVWVGGGLVAAGAVVSALRWRRGRSEHPG; the protein is encoded by the coding sequence GTGAATCTCGTCGGCGTCGTGGGGCTGGTGGTCGCTGCCGCGGCGAGTGCTGCGCTGGCTGTTCGTCCAGCCGATCGGCGAGTGGCCGCCGCAACGATCGTGGCGTGGTGGTCGACGCTCGCATGGCTGATGAATCGCTTCGCCATGAGCGACCTCAGCCTTGATCTCGTCGATCGCTTCAGCCGGTCGACCGCACCGGCATGGCTGCGCTGGTCGGCGACGTGGGCGAGCCCAGAGGGGTCGTTGCTGTTGTGGGTAGCACTGCTCGCAACGGCCGCCATCTCGGCAACCGGGGGGCCGGCGGCCGTGGGTTGGCGGCGTGGGATCGCAGTCGCGTCGATGAGTGCGGCGTTCGTCTTGTTGGGCCCGGCGAGTCCGTTCGGCCTGGCCGACGGCACCTCGGCGATCGGGGCGGGCCTGAACCCGGTCCTCGAACACCCGATGATGAGCATTCATCCTCCGGTGCTGTACCTCGCGCACTCGCTGGCGGTCGTCGCAGCGTTGACGGGCCCGCAGCGCCGCGCCCGACGTTTCGGGCTGGCCGCGCTGGCGGTGTTCGTGATCGCGACGATGCTCGGCGCGTGGTGGGCACACGACGAACTCGGGTGGGGCGGCTGGTGGGCGTGGGACCCGGTGGAGAACACCGCGCTCGCCCCGATCGCACTGCTGGCCGCAGCGGCGCACCTGCCGGGACGCCGCAGCGACGGCGAGAGGTCGGCGAACTGGCAGCGTGCGCACCGGTGGCGTGCGGCGGGGCTGATCTCCGTGCTCGTGGGCGTAGCGGTCGCCCGGTCGGGACTGGCGTCGTCGGTGCATTCCTTCGCCCCGAGCGCGGCACCGGCGGCCTTGGTCGCGACCTGGGCGCTCGTCGTGAGCGTCGCCGTTTGGCGTGCCGAGCGACGTCGCGAACCTGTGCCGCACACGCCACGCTCGACGCGGGCAGAGTCGGTGATCGTGCCGCTCGTCGGAGCATGGATCGCGTTCGTCGTTGTCGCCGCCGAGGTCGCCGCGGCCTGGCTCGGAACCCGCACCCCACCCGCAGCGCTGCACGGCCCGACGGTGGGGCGAGCGCTGATCCCCGCCGGGGTCGCGTTGGTGGCCGGGGTGACCGTGTGGGGTATTCGGCGTCGGGTCGGAGTCGGTGGGCTCGTGGCGCATCTCGGAGTTCTCGTGTTTGCCGTGGGCGTCGTCGCGTCGCTATTCGACTCATCGGCGACGGCGTCGATCGAGACCGGATCGACGATGGAGTCGGCCGTTGAGATCGACGGTCGCTCCGTGTCGATCGGTGAGCAGCGCGTTACTGACGGGGAGGCAGTCGGGGGCGACGGGTCCGGTCAGCGCAGTGTGGACGTCGACGTCATGGTCGACGGTCGGTTGTTCACACCGAGCGTCGTGCAGTACCTGGATCTCGACCGAACCCGCGCGCGTCCGGCGCGGCGCAGCGACTGGCGGGGTGAGACCGAGGTGGTCGTGCTGTACGTCGACGCCGACCGGGTTCGCGTCGAGGTCCGTCGGCACCCAGGACTCGGAGCCGTGTGGGTCGGTGGTGGGCTCGTCGCCGCCGGGGCGGTGGTTTCGGCGCTGCGTTGGCGGCGCGGCCGGTCAGAACATCCCGGGTGA
- a CDS encoding VWA domain-containing protein, with product MTFANPWWLLGLAAMVPVVVLHILRSQRSEVSVSSVLDWEDLDRPTTATRPWQRLRWSVPLLLQLLVVALVSLSLAGLSRDTGKMSAEHLVVIVDTSASMAATDGSPIRLDDARAVVRDLLDDLGVSTTVSVIDGGAPASIVATDASPAEISRRLDGLRAREGGFDTEAATSLAASLDRPDRSTEFALVSDGRIPAESLRLFPRGTRYLPVGTSDRNVGITNVVTSRAGQQLHVQATLTNASRRSVAATARFDVDGHTADTTSVEVPAGGSAEVAATVDDGSRVEVLLVEHDLLRLDDHAYAVAPDEAVVQVAVVGPPSLFLDAVLDASPGLEAVPMTEVEALAPGGLASVDVAVFNQVAVPNDIAVPYLAIAAPAGTGAVTVGPAVENPIATLVRGDTDVMADLDLREFAAAQAQTLNAPAATTLVGDEHTPLIVSGRDGDVAFVYLGFTLEASNFGLLPAFPVFVDRALATLGQTQLVSGSLRPGDRLPVTGAGEGTLVSPSGTEIPVVAGSATPVLDRTGFWTVRFEGQPERLVVVNPAPSETSLAPRSDLGLPGGRPLAEADSVPVLRSLKTWLGLAAIAAIAAEWWFSRRRRGVTRSQWRWAERARLAVGALLVLGLVLPSIPLPSRRVAVVVVADVSASLGSSTDAVESVVAEVFGARGRNDVAAVVAVDANAHIDASLSTDWKKLSTTRDPQATDLAGGLRVAGALVPTDRASRIVVISDGRPTTGDATSEIDRLRDADIPVDVVTVEPMTPEDLAVVSVDVASRVRTGDRVDVAVSIEATTPQQASVELRANDEIVGTKVVDAPAGRSEVRFEVAVPEATSIRWRATVAGPANGRVENDRAGASTRIEGVPNVLVVEGFEGSGSAISAALGAAGNNVSVLAATALSSISQLATVDIVVLADVAAKDFSRAQMTIVDQAVRELGVGLLAVGGTNSFSAADYLGSDLEALLPVTSEAKDPKRRSRLAQVFAVDTSGSMGACHCADDADGDNSRLEGGVRKTDIAHEAIELALGEFRPDDQAGVLGLDSSFRWLAPLAPVGDAADLGKAIGGLAPDSAGSGTKLGSALDEAAAALRNSDTGLRHVVLFTDGFVDQGQFTKLEADAAALREEGITVSVFGTGEGAARQLQSIATAGGGRFYAGRDLKELPDLLLEETKVVARQLIVEGEFVPERTSNAAIVSRLDAAPVLRGYLATTERPTATVHLRIGEDRDPLLATWQVGLGRTAAWTSDGGTRWAAGWSGWDGAVTFWSDLVRSLAPQPAGEVSMRFGERETMLVATFGDDVPDGATVNATVTSPDGTAQVVTMRRIDQRTFEAEAPTGPAGSYTAAVTAEVRGSAVGSMSAVAERGFSDEFLARSADHDWMQTLSSSTGGRGEIAASAAFERTGTRKGERDLDLRWMMLLLGLIGWIAAIAIGRLRFRTGALAIVRATDRAKAVPGLDAVGARRARAAKDRASAIEGSAERAQATSAPDTSAPAGPQTAPPSPSTASETPAPTSEPSAESSSLDALLEAKRRRSRGS from the coding sequence ATGACCTTCGCGAATCCGTGGTGGCTCCTCGGCCTCGCCGCGATGGTGCCCGTCGTCGTGTTGCACATCCTGCGTTCACAACGCAGCGAGGTGTCGGTGTCCTCCGTGCTCGACTGGGAAGACCTCGATCGCCCCACCACCGCGACCCGCCCGTGGCAACGGTTGCGGTGGTCGGTTCCCTTGCTCTTGCAGTTACTCGTGGTCGCGCTGGTGTCGCTGTCCCTCGCCGGGTTGTCGCGGGACACGGGCAAGATGTCGGCCGAGCACCTCGTCGTCATCGTCGACACGAGCGCGTCGATGGCTGCGACCGACGGCTCCCCCATCCGACTCGACGATGCCAGGGCGGTCGTGCGCGACCTTCTCGACGACCTCGGGGTGTCGACGACCGTTTCGGTCATCGACGGCGGCGCCCCGGCGTCCATCGTCGCCACCGATGCCTCCCCAGCGGAGATCTCGCGGCGCCTCGACGGGCTTCGCGCCCGCGAGGGCGGATTCGACACCGAGGCCGCCACCTCGCTCGCAGCATCGCTCGACCGACCCGACCGGTCGACCGAGTTCGCGCTTGTCTCCGACGGCCGAATCCCCGCCGAATCGTTGCGGCTCTTCCCTCGGGGCACGCGCTATCTGCCCGTCGGCACCTCGGACCGCAACGTCGGCATCACCAATGTCGTGACGAGCCGGGCCGGACAGCAACTCCACGTGCAGGCGACCCTGACGAACGCGTCGCGGCGGTCGGTGGCCGCCACCGCACGATTCGACGTCGACGGGCACACCGCCGACACCACCTCGGTCGAGGTGCCGGCCGGGGGCAGTGCCGAGGTCGCCGCCACCGTCGACGATGGCTCACGCGTCGAGGTCCTGCTCGTCGAACACGACCTCTTGCGACTCGACGACCACGCCTATGCGGTCGCTCCCGACGAAGCGGTCGTCCAGGTCGCGGTCGTCGGCCCGCCGTCGCTGTTCCTCGACGCAGTGCTCGACGCATCGCCCGGGCTCGAAGCGGTGCCGATGACCGAGGTCGAGGCGCTCGCGCCCGGCGGACTCGCGTCGGTCGACGTGGCGGTGTTCAACCAGGTGGCCGTACCCAACGACATCGCGGTGCCGTACCTGGCGATCGCCGCGCCGGCGGGCACCGGGGCGGTCACGGTCGGGCCTGCCGTCGAGAACCCGATCGCCACGCTGGTGCGTGGCGACACCGACGTGATGGCCGATCTCGACCTTCGCGAGTTCGCCGCCGCTCAGGCGCAGACGCTGAACGCACCCGCCGCGACGACCCTGGTCGGCGACGAGCACACCCCGCTCATCGTGTCGGGCCGCGACGGCGACGTCGCCTTCGTCTACCTCGGCTTCACACTCGAAGCCTCGAATTTCGGCCTCCTGCCCGCCTTTCCCGTGTTCGTCGACCGAGCCCTCGCGACCCTCGGCCAGACGCAATTGGTCTCCGGATCGCTACGCCCGGGCGACCGGCTGCCCGTCACCGGCGCGGGTGAGGGCACGCTGGTCTCCCCATCGGGAACCGAAATCCCGGTTGTCGCCGGCTCTGCCACCCCGGTGCTCGACCGCACCGGATTCTGGACCGTGCGTTTCGAGGGACAACCCGAACGGCTCGTCGTGGTCAACCCCGCACCGAGCGAAACCTCCCTCGCGCCGCGCTCCGACCTCGGGCTTCCGGGCGGGCGGCCGCTCGCCGAGGCCGACTCCGTGCCGGTTCTGCGCTCGCTCAAGACCTGGCTCGGTCTCGCGGCCATCGCGGCCATCGCTGCCGAGTGGTGGTTCTCGCGCCGCCGTCGCGGCGTGACCAGATCGCAGTGGCGATGGGCCGAGCGTGCTCGCCTCGCGGTAGGTGCCTTGCTGGTCCTCGGGCTCGTGTTGCCCTCGATTCCGTTGCCGAGCCGACGCGTCGCCGTGGTCGTCGTCGCGGATGTGTCGGCCTCACTCGGCTCGAGCACCGACGCCGTCGAGTCGGTCGTCGCCGAGGTGTTCGGTGCACGTGGCCGCAACGATGTCGCCGCGGTGGTGGCGGTCGACGCCAACGCCCACATCGATGCGTCGCTGTCGACGGACTGGAAGAAGCTCTCCACGACCCGCGACCCACAGGCCACCGACCTGGCGGGCGGGTTGCGGGTCGCCGGCGCGCTCGTTCCCACCGATCGGGCTTCGCGCATCGTCGTCATCTCCGACGGCCGCCCCACGACCGGTGACGCGACGTCGGAAATCGATCGGCTCCGCGACGCCGACATCCCCGTCGATGTCGTCACCGTCGAACCGATGACCCCCGAGGACCTCGCCGTGGTGTCGGTCGACGTTGCCTCGCGAGTCCGCACCGGTGACCGGGTCGACGTGGCCGTTTCCATCGAGGCGACCACGCCACAGCAGGCGTCGGTGGAGTTGCGTGCGAACGACGAGATCGTGGGCACCAAGGTCGTCGATGCCCCCGCCGGGCGAAGCGAGGTGCGCTTCGAGGTCGCAGTGCCCGAGGCCACGTCGATTCGCTGGCGGGCCACGGTGGCGGGGCCGGCCAACGGTCGCGTCGAAAACGACCGGGCCGGGGCGTCGACCCGGATCGAAGGCGTGCCGAATGTGTTGGTCGTCGAGGGTTTCGAGGGCTCCGGTTCCGCGATTTCGGCGGCATTGGGCGCGGCGGGCAACAACGTGTCGGTGCTGGCGGCGACTGCGTTGAGTTCGATCTCGCAACTCGCCACCGTCGATATCGTCGTGTTGGCCGATGTCGCCGCGAAGGATTTCAGCCGCGCTCAAATGACCATCGTCGACCAGGCGGTACGGGAACTCGGCGTCGGGTTGTTGGCGGTCGGCGGGACCAACTCGTTTTCCGCCGCCGACTACCTGGGCAGCGATCTCGAAGCGTTGTTACCGGTGACCAGCGAGGCGAAGGACCCCAAACGTCGTTCACGCCTCGCCCAGGTGTTCGCCGTCGACACCTCCGGATCGATGGGGGCCTGCCACTGTGCCGACGACGCTGACGGCGACAACTCGCGTCTCGAGGGCGGCGTCCGCAAGACCGACATCGCCCACGAAGCCATCGAGTTGGCCCTTGGCGAGTTCCGCCCCGACGACCAGGCCGGCGTCTTGGGGCTCGACTCGTCGTTTCGTTGGCTCGCTCCCCTCGCTCCCGTCGGCGATGCGGCCGACCTCGGCAAGGCGATCGGCGGACTGGCCCCCGATTCGGCCGGATCGGGGACGAAGTTGGGCAGCGCGCTGGACGAGGCCGCCGCGGCGCTCCGCAACTCCGACACGGGGCTGCGTCACGTCGTGTTGTTCACCGACGGCTTCGTCGACCAGGGCCAATTCACCAAGCTCGAGGCCGATGCCGCGGCGCTGCGCGAGGAGGGCATCACCGTGTCGGTGTTCGGCACCGGGGAGGGCGCGGCACGCCAGCTCCAGTCGATCGCGACGGCGGGTGGCGGGCGCTTCTACGCAGGTCGTGACCTCAAGGAGTTGCCGGATCTGCTGTTGGAGGAGACCAAGGTCGTCGCCCGCCAACTGATCGTCGAAGGCGAATTCGTTCCCGAGCGCACCTCGAACGCGGCGATCGTGTCACGCCTCGACGCCGCACCCGTCCTGCGGGGGTACCTCGCGACGACCGAACGTCCGACCGCGACGGTGCACTTGCGCATCGGCGAGGACCGCGATCCGCTGCTGGCGACCTGGCAGGTCGGGCTCGGGCGCACCGCGGCGTGGACCAGCGACGGCGGAACGCGCTGGGCGGCCGGGTGGAGCGGTTGGGACGGTGCCGTGACGTTCTGGAGCGACCTGGTCCGTTCGCTCGCTCCGCAGCCGGCCGGCGAGGTGTCGATGCGTTTCGGCGAACGTGAGACGATGCTGGTCGCCACCTTTGGCGACGATGTGCCCGACGGGGCGACGGTGAACGCGACCGTCACCTCCCCCGACGGCACGGCCCAGGTGGTCACGATGCGGCGGATCGACCAACGCACCTTCGAGGCCGAGGCCCCCACTGGACCTGCTGGCAGCTATACCGCTGCGGTGACCGCCGAGGTGCGCGGATCGGCCGTCGGCTCGATGAGCGCCGTTGCGGAGCGGGGATTCTCCGACGAATTCCTGGCGCGCTCCGCCGATCACGACTGGATGCAGACGCTGTCGAGCTCGACGGGTGGACGCGGCGAGATCGCCGCCTCGGCGGCGTTCGAACGCACCGGGACCCGCAAGGGTGAACGCGACCTCGACCTGCGATGGATGATGCTCCTGCTGGGGCTCATCGGCTGGATCGCGGCCATCGCGATCGGCCGTCTCCGGTTCCGCACCGGGGCACTCGCCATCGTGCGGGCAACGGATCGCGCCAAGGCCGTCCCGGGTCTCGACGCCGTCGGAGCGCGGCGGGCACGCGCAGCAAAGGACCGGGCGAGCGCGATTGAAGGCTCGGCCGAGCGCGCTCAGGCTACGTCGGCGCCGGACACGTCGGCGCCGGCCGGGCCTCAAACCGCACCGCCGTCACCGTCAACAGCCTCGGAGACACCGGCACCAACGTCGGAGCCCTCGGCCGAGTCGAGTTCGCTCGACGCACTGCTGGAGGCGAAGCGCCGCCGCTCCCGCGGGTCCTGA
- a CDS encoding DUF58 domain-containing protein gives MLERDERRRLERLAVRLDRRVGAGFSGSHRSSQRGRSLDFADWRDYLPGDDVRSIDVQAWARLDQVVIRLFEADVDLSAQLLLDTSGSMAGAAGDRSDAGSIGRTKFLQAQRVAAAIGIILLTRNESISLTTFDDRVAARYHSRTAAAKFLAHLERLSAAGPTPLADRANAIVTRRPRRGLMVVISDFLTDEWELALGRLAARGEPVLAICITDPADDAPDLAGEVQLLDIETAVRINVDASPEVVATFTERRAARRDALRRRVLRRGGRFIEIDAGADLFGEVTPALLKSGLFT, from the coding sequence GTGTTGGAACGAGACGAGCGCAGGCGGCTCGAACGTTTGGCGGTGCGGCTCGATCGGCGCGTCGGAGCAGGGTTTTCCGGCTCACACCGGTCCAGCCAACGCGGGCGATCCCTCGACTTTGCCGATTGGCGCGACTACCTCCCCGGCGACGACGTCCGCTCCATCGACGTTCAGGCATGGGCACGCCTCGACCAGGTTGTCATCCGCCTGTTCGAAGCCGACGTCGACCTGTCGGCCCAGTTGCTGTTGGACACCTCCGGGTCGATGGCCGGCGCCGCTGGCGACCGGTCGGATGCCGGCAGCATTGGGCGAACCAAGTTCCTCCAGGCACAACGGGTCGCCGCGGCGATCGGCATCATCTTGTTGACCCGCAACGAGTCGATCTCGCTGACCACCTTCGACGACCGCGTCGCCGCCCGCTACCACTCGCGAACGGCGGCCGCGAAGTTTCTCGCCCACCTCGAACGGCTCAGCGCAGCCGGGCCGACGCCACTCGCCGACAGAGCAAACGCCATCGTGACCCGACGCCCGCGCCGCGGACTCATGGTGGTGATCTCCGACTTCCTGACCGACGAGTGGGAACTCGCGCTCGGGCGGTTGGCGGCGCGTGGCGAACCGGTGTTGGCCATCTGCATCACCGACCCCGCCGACGACGCCCCCGATCTGGCCGGTGAGGTACAGCTCCTCGACATCGAGACCGCCGTGCGGATCAACGTCGACGCCTCCCCCGAGGTGGTCGCCACCTTCACCGAACGCCGGGCAGCGCGTCGCGACGCACTGCGGCGACGGGTGCTACGCCGCGGCGGCCGGTTCATCGAAATCGATGCGGGCGCCGACCTGTTCGGCGAGGTCACCCCCGCCCTGTTGAAATCGGGGCTCTTCACATGA
- a CDS encoding AAA family ATPase → MQPERFAELTEALANEVATVIVGQRDLVRDALVCLVTEGHLLIEGVPGLGKTQLVTALAAAAGLDWKRVQFTPDLMPADIVGTQVLVTSDTGARSFSFQPGPVFCSLLLADEINRATPKTQSALLEAMQERRVTAGGETRPLPRPFLVLATQNPIEQEGTYPLPEAQLDRFLLKAEVGMPTAAELTQIIERTTGSHQATPRPVTTPGEVSEMIALTRSVPVPEAVVRFAATIVVATHPNSEGAPDAVRRYVEAGSSPRGAQALILAAKAVALMDGRPSVSSDDIRSVAQPALRHRVALGYDAINDDVAVSSVIDAVVESAATVAL, encoded by the coding sequence GTGCAACCCGAACGTTTCGCCGAACTCACCGAGGCCCTCGCGAACGAGGTCGCCACGGTCATCGTCGGTCAACGCGACCTGGTGCGCGACGCACTGGTCTGCCTGGTCACCGAAGGACATCTCCTCATCGAGGGTGTGCCGGGCCTGGGCAAGACCCAACTCGTCACCGCACTGGCCGCCGCCGCCGGCCTCGACTGGAAGCGGGTGCAGTTCACCCCCGACCTCATGCCTGCCGACATCGTCGGCACCCAGGTGCTCGTCACCTCCGATACCGGCGCACGCAGCTTCTCGTTCCAGCCTGGGCCCGTGTTCTGCAGCCTGCTGCTGGCCGACGAGATCAACCGCGCCACCCCCAAGACCCAGTCGGCCCTTCTCGAGGCGATGCAGGAGCGGCGGGTGACCGCCGGCGGCGAGACCCGACCGCTGCCGCGCCCGTTCCTGGTGCTGGCGACGCAGAACCCGATCGAACAGGAGGGCACCTACCCGCTTCCCGAAGCCCAGCTCGACCGGTTCCTGTTGAAGGCCGAGGTCGGCATGCCGACCGCAGCCGAACTCACCCAGATCATCGAGCGCACGACCGGCTCCCATCAGGCCACACCCCGCCCCGTGACCACCCCGGGTGAGGTCTCCGAGATGATCGCGTTGACGCGTTCGGTTCCGGTGCCTGAGGCGGTGGTTCGCTTCGCCGCCACCATCGTGGTGGCCACCCATCCCAACAGCGAGGGTGCCCCCGATGCCGTACGCCGTTACGTCGAGGCCGGGTCGAGCCCCCGCGGCGCACAGGCCTTGATCCTCGCGGCGAAGGCGGTCGCGCTGATGGACGGCCGGCCGTCGGTGAGCTCGGATGACATTCGATCGGTCGCACAGCCCGCGCTTCGCCACCGCGTCGCCCTGGGCTACGACGCGATCAACGACGACGTCGCCGTGTCGAGCGTGATCGATGCGGTGGTCGAATCGGCCGCCACGGTGGCGTTGTAG